Proteins from one Panicum virgatum strain AP13 chromosome 7K, P.virgatum_v5, whole genome shotgun sequence genomic window:
- the LOC120641913 gene encoding probable galacturonosyltransferase 10 → MRRRPFLDQRRPSFKRRWQQRPWWVRLALSLLFALACVLLLTVILGSPDPGASPSTSTASSGTEATSSPLLRQRSYLEGITDALNMTDEMLSARSFSRQLMDQIYLAKSYVVVAKEANNLQFAAELSAQVRQAQSILVHAAAHGGTVLEQEAEKAIRDMSVLLFQAQQLRYDSGITIMKLKGQIQSLEEKSKAEAEKSTKYGQIAAEELPKGLYCLGVRLTMEWFKNSELQRKFSDRSPVVQNNLRDNSLYHFCVFSDNILAVSVVVNSTATNSKHPEKIVFHLVTDELNYAPMRAWFAMSDYRGVTVEIQKVEDFTWLNASYVPVLKQLQNTATQKFYFSGSGNRGTPIKFRNPKYLSMLNHLRFYIPEIYPELQKVVFLDDDIVVQKDLSELFTINLNGNVMGAVETCMETFHRFHKYLNHSHPLIRAHFDPDACGWAFGMNVLDLVEWRNKNVTGIYHYWQERNADHTLWKLGSLPPGLLAFYGLVEALDPKWHVLGLGYTTVDPATIKEGAVLHYNGNMKPWLKIGMEKYKSFWDNYVDYSHPLIQQCFMR, encoded by the exons ATGAGGCGGCGGCCGTTCCTGGACCAGCGGCGGCCGTCGTTCAAGCGCCGGTGGCAGCAGCGACCGTGGTGGGTGCGCCTCGCGCTCTCCCTCCTCTTCGCCCTCGCCTgcgtcctcctcctcaccgTCATCCTCGGCTCCCCCGACCCCGGCGCCTCGccgtccacctccaccgcctcctccggAACCGAGgccacctcctcccctctcctccgtcAG AGATCTTACCTGGAAGGCATCACGGATGCGCTCAACATGACTGACGAAATGCTGAGCGCTCGCTCGTTCTCCAGGCAGCTCATGGACCAGATTTATCTAGCCAAATCTTATGTCGTTGTCGCGAAGGAGGCCAATAACTTGCAGTTTGCAGCGGAGCTTAGTGCCCAGGTGCGGCAGGCGCAGAGCATCCTCGTGCACGCTGCAGCCCACGGGGGCACGGTGCTGGAGCAGGAAGCAGAGAAGGCGATCAGGGATATGTCTGTGCTGCTCTTCCAGGCGCAGCAGCTGCGGTATGACAGCGGCATCACAATCATGAAGTTGAAGGGACAGATTCAGTCTCTAGAGGAGAAGTCGAAAGCTGAGGCAGAGAAGAGCACAAAGTACGGGCAGATTGCTGCTGAGGAGCTTCCTAAGGGGCTCTACTGCCTTGGTGTCCGGTTAACCATGGAATGGTTCAAGAATTCTGAGCTTCAGAGGAAGTTTTCTGATAGGAGCCCAGTAGTGCAGAACAACCTAAGGGATAACAGCCTCTAtcatttttgtgttttctcaGACAACATCCTTGCTGTTTCAGTTGTTGTCAATTCTACAGCTACAAACTCAAAGCACCCTGAAAAGATTGTCTTTCACTTAGTTACCGATGAGTTGAACTATGCTCCAATGAGGGCATGGTTTGCCATGAGTGACTACAGAGGGGTCACTGTGGAGATACAAAAGGTGGAGGACTTTACTTGGCTAAATGCATCATATGTTCCTGTTCTTAAACAGCTGCAGAACACTGCTACTCAGAAGTTCTACTTCTCTGGCAGTGGTAACCGCGGAACACCGATTAAATTCAGGAACCCAAAGTACCTGTCCATGCTTAACCACTTGAGGTTTTACATTCCAGAAATATATCCTGAATTGCAGAAGGTGGTATTTCTTGATGATGATATTGTTGTTCAGAAGGACTTATCCGAACTGTTTACTATCAACCTCAATGGTAATGTGATGGGTGCTGTAGAAACTTGCATGGAGACATTCCACAGGTTTCATAAGTATCTTAACCATTCCCATCCTCTAATCCGTGCTCATTTTGACCCTGATGCTTGTGGCTGGGCATTTGGTATGAATGTGCTCGATCTTGTCGAATGGAGGAACAAGAATGTGACAGGTATATATCATTATTGGCAGGAGCGCAATGCTGATCATACCCTATGGAAGCTTGGGTCTTTACCGCCTGGGCTTCTTGCTTTCTATGGTTTGGTTGAAGCACTGGATCCCAAATGGCATGTCTTGGGACTTGGCTACACTACTGTGGATCCTGCTACTATCAAGGAAGGGGCAGTGCTGCATTACAATGGAAATATGAAGCCATGGCTCAAAATTGGAATGGAGAAgtacaagagcttttgggataACTATGTGGACTATTCACACCCTTTGATTCAGCAGTGCTTCATGCGTTGA
- the LOC120641914 gene encoding uncharacterized protein DDB_G0290685-like encodes MEASKYRSRGHTMGNNNTTKKLPLYLLLVLLAIGATAVSVGILHKMRERRVLGVLQERDQQLLSFQVLLEKEKEINKEMRRKVDELEAKTSVLSIERTELKNKLMDSETTTTYLTNTQKELEAALVEKESHINQMKENAAASNSGQTTPIKELMQQKEAELDKSENSSDSIPATADENSNSTTASESSHQDESTVVGANNENATSDTTTLDKPENSGDSIPTPAEEENSSIINASENSQQDEGANNQNATSDAVVPDKSENTNDFVPAAAEEHNSYNTTASESNDEDNSTSQEQFLKLTTNMEDGQPQENKDDANEQSDDAPEGNHSDKSELPQGSQKQEDSQEASKEEPDGAKQVENPQDEASNHSRDSKLLENEDGNVVVKEAGKEKDPEGTSSEESLSEANQNKMQAAEPGANPADISPSTSTNNERKESSKRHRRRRSRSRRKRRAMVAAGNNDGDHQMEVDATANP; translated from the exons atggaaGCAAGCAAGTACAGATCGAGAGGCCACACAATGGGCAACAACAACACCACCAAGAAGTTGCCCCTGTACCTGCTGCTCGTGCTGCTGGCGATCGGCGCCACCGCGGTGAGCGTCGGCATCCTGCACAAGATGAGGGAGCGCCGCGTCCTCGGCGTCCTCCAGGAACGCGACCAGCAGCTCCTGTCCTTCCAAGTCCTCCTCGAG aaagaaaaggaaattaaTAAAGAGATGAGAAGGAAAGTGGACGAACTGGAAGCCAAAACATCCGTCCTAAGTATTGAGAGGACAGAATTGAAAAACAAGCTCATGGATTCAGAAACTACCACCACATATCTTACCAACACCCAGAAAGAATTAGAAGCAGCTCTTGTGGAGAAAGAGAGCCATATCAACCAAATGAAAGAGAATGCAGCTGCTTCCAACTCTGGTCAGACAACACCTATAAAGGAACTCATGCAGCAAAAAGAAGCTGAGCTTGACAAATCTGAAAATTCCAGTGATTCCATACCTGCTACAGCAGATGAGAATTCCAACAGCACTACTGCATCAGAAAGCAGCCACCAGGATGAAAGCACTGTTGTGGGAGCAAACAATGAAAACGCAACTTCAGACACAACGACACTTGACAAACCAGAAAACTCTGGTGACTCCATACCTACTCCAGCAGAAGAAGAAAATTCCAGTATCATTAATGCATCAGAGAACAGCCAGCAGGATGAGGGAGCAAACAATCAAAATGCCACTTCTGATGCTGTGGTACCTGACAAATCTGAAAACACCAATGATTTTGTACCCGCTGCAGCAGAAGAACACAATTCCTACAACACCACTGCATCAGAGAGCAATGACGAAGACAATAGTACCTCACAAGAGCAGTTCTTAAAGTTAACAACTAACATGGAAGATGGTCAGCCACAAGAGAATAAAGATGATGCAAATGAACAGTCAGATGATGCTCCAGAGGGAAATCATTCAGATAAATCTGAGCTTCCACAGGGGAGCCAAAAACAAGAAGATAGTCAGGAAGCCAGCAAAGAAGAACCAGatggtgcaaaacaggtggAGAACCCTCAAGACGAGGCCAGCAATCACAGCAGAGATAGTAAACTGCTGGAGAATGAAGATGGTAATGTAGTTGTTAAAGAagcagggaaagaaaaagatccTGAAGGTACGAGCTCAGAAGAAAGCTTGAGTGAAGCCAACCAGAACAAAATGCAAGCAGCAGAACCTGGTGCCAATCCTGCAGATATAAGCCCCAGCACATCCACGAATAATGAGAGAAAAGAATCAAGCAAGAGACATAGGAGGAGAAGGTCCAGATCTAGAaggaagaggagggccatggTTGCTGCCGGCAACAATGATGGAGATCATCAAATGGAGGTAGATGCCACAGCAAACCCATGA
- the LOC120641916 gene encoding uncharacterized protein LOC120641916 has translation MLEGKMLPHIITKLKEQSRNLNIDVVTSSPDGIAEVTAREGSSYRFVVNLKERTCSCRAWEVSGLPCKHAIAFITSIPGEKIEDHVDNYYSIQMFRAAYEGKIPSLPDKSMWPKSEHGFFMHPPLLKSTAGRRRQNRYKAAVEGGSKGAKGRHQCPICQQYGHHWYTCKDGDPNDIAAMLAERGPPKKKKKKTAPANTETSIVLAAPAQRMAFPFVHAVVDLSKKRKNKSSSSTGAKKQKSSSAAEASDPSVRGSATGSNQQDLLLITYPSGSSKQHMDDKSTRQQQHKKKRAIKKITPSKASPAMSTRSKVPSSPSSPAMGTRSKKKLDLT, from the exons ATGTTGGAAGGTAAAATGTTGCCACACATCATAACTAAGTTAAAGGAACAAAGCAGGAACCTTAACATTGATGTTGTCACTAGCTCACCTGATGGGATTGCAGAGGTTACAGCAAGGGAAGGTTCTAGTTACAGGTTCGTTGTAAACCTAAAGGAAAGGACATGTTCATGCAGGGCATGGGAAGTTTCTGGATTACCATGCAAGCATGCAATTGCTTTTATCACCTCTATACCTGGAGAGAAGATAGAAGATCATGTGGACAACTACTACTCGATACAGATGTTTAGGGCTGCCTATGAAGGTAAAATCCCTTCTTTACCAGACAAGTCCATGTGGCCCAAATCAGAACATGGTTTCTTTATGCATCCTCCATTATTGAAGTCGACAGCTGGTAGGAGAAGGCAAAATAGATACAAGGCAGCAGTAGAGGGTGGTAGCAAAGGAGCTAAGGGTAGGCATCAGTGTCCAATCTGTCAGCAGTATGGACATCATTGGTACACTTGTAAGGATGGTGACCCAAACGACATAGCTGCAATGCTTGCGGAAAG AGGTCCacctaaaaagaagaaaaagaagacagCTCCAGCCAATACTGAGACCAGTATTGTGCTTGCAGCACCTGCACAAAGGATGGCATTTCCATTTGTACATGCTGTTGTTGATCtatcaaagaaaagaaagaacaaaTCATCCTCATCAACTGGTGCAAAGAAACAAAAGAGTAGTTCAGCTGCTGAGGCTAGTGACCCTTCCGTGAG AGGGTCCGCAACAGGTTCAAATCAGCAAGATCTTTTGTTGATTACATATCCATCTGGATCAAGTAAGCAGCACATGGATGATAAGAGCACACGTCAGCAACAACACAAGAAGAAGAGGgccattaaaaaaataactccAAGCAAGGCTAGTCCAGCCATGTCAACACGCAGCAAGGTCCCTAGTTCCCCTTCTAGTCCAGCCATGGGAACTAGAAGCAAGAAAAAACTTGATCTGACTTGA